Genomic segment of Sulfurovum sp. UBA12169:
AAAGACAATATCCGCCAACCAAAACAGTACCCTTGCGCCCCAAAAAGGGAGCTTGGTACGTAAAAATATTCTTGATACGCTCAGAAGTGAGATTATTCGCACACAAGGAATCAAGGTAGTGTTTGTCGTAAAACACCTTAAGGTTGCAGAAAATTGGGCCTGGATACATGCCCTCCCTCAATCACCCGACGGCATAAATCACTACGAGGATATCTCGGCTTTGCTGCATTTTCAGCATGGAAAGTGGAAAATAGCGGAACTGCCTTGCACTGAACCAGAAAATCCCGAATGCATTGACAGTCCCAACTATTTTATAGAACTCAAAAAACGTTTTCCGCATCTTCCCGATCAGATACTTCCCGAAGAATGACCGCGATTAGATGAGTTAAGAGTCGGGTTTATATCTCCTCGCACTCAAGCTCATACATATACTCACTAAAATTACGCTCCAGCATCTGCTCTATCTTCTATTTATATTGTGCTGTACGCTTGGAGTCGTGAGAAAGAAAAACAAACGCCACATCCGCCTCTTTGGCATATTCCCCGCTTAGGTCCAGCACAGAGACATTGAAAGCTTTCAGCTTCTCTTTGAGGCTGCTTAAAACACTTCTGCGTCCTTTCAGGGAAGAAACATAGGGCAGCTCCATATGAATATGGCAATGACAGATAATCATGTGCACTCCTTGCAAATAAAACATTATAGTCTTTGCAAGCTGATAAAATTTTTATGGCAAAATGGCTGCAACGGCTTGCACCATAGCGCCGCCATAAAAAAACCGCTATAATAAAATCAAAGAAAATGGGATACAAAATGCTAAAAAACAACATTACACTTTTTAAGCTGTTCGGATTTAACGTAAGGATAGACAGCAGTTGGATTATTATCCTTTTTTTGGTTACCTGGTCGCTTGCGGAGGGTTTTTTTCCTGCCCGTTTTACAGAACTTGAGGGGCAAACTTATTGGATGATGGCCATAGCGGGAGCTATAGGCCTTTTTGCATCTATCATTATTCATGAATTTTCTCATGCGTTCATTGCCAGAAAATATGGCCTCAAGATAGAAAATATAACGCTTTTTATTTTTGGCGGCGTGGCTGAAATGAAAGACGAACCGCAAAGCCCCAAAGTCGAATTTTTAATGGCGATCGCCGGACCGATAGCCAGTCTTTTACTTTCAGTTTTATTTAGCATACTTCATACGGTCGGAGGCGTTACAGGGCTGCCCATACCCGTAATCGGGGTTTTAGGATATCTTGGCACGATCAATATGCTGCTGGCCATTTTCAATATGCTTCCTGCGTTTCCGACAGACGGAGGAAGGATACTTCGCTCTTTTTTATGGTGGAAAAAGAAAGATATCCGGTGGGCAACCCAAATGGCTTCACGCATCAGCCTGTTTTTTGCTGTGAGTATTATTTTTATCGGCTTTGTCAATATGATCGCAAGCAATGTCATCGGAGGATTATGGTGGATACTGATCGGATCTTTTCTTTTTAGTGCCGCCAATGCTTCTTATCATTCTTTGCTGATAAAACAGTCCTTCAGCGGAAAATCAGTGCGCCACTTTATGAATCCCGTTCCCGTTACGGTTCCTTATGGCATTACCTTAAAAGAGCTTGTCGATACCTACCTCTCTCACTACCCGCACAAAATGTACCCCGTAACCAAAGAGGATAGCATTGTAGGAATGATCACAATTGCAGATATTAAAGCTGTTCCGCAAGAAGAGCGCACACAATATACCGCCGGTCGCGTCATGCACCCGAAAAACACAAACAATTCCGTCAGCATCGACACCGCCGTCAATGACGCCCTTGTCAAGATGAACACCACGGGGGCAAGCCGGCTGCTGGTAACCGAAAACAACAAAGCAGTAGGAATCGTCACCCTTAAAGACCTGCTTGCATTCATCACGTTAAAAATGGAATTGGAAGAATAGTAAAAATATTGGCAATGAAAAAGATTATTTCTCAAAAATATAGCCGTTTTGTGATCTACTTCAAAATTTTTACGGTTTTTATGCTTTTGCCTTTGGCTTATAATCTTATCCCTGTCACTTACACTGCGACCACTTTTTACCTTCCTGCTTCCGATTTTGAAACCGTTGAGCACACACTCAAAAAAAACGGATTTGATATCACATGGGTCGATGCGTTTATGCTGAAACTTATCCGTGTTCCCATGAAAGGCTGGTACGAAGTGGACCCCAAAGCACACGGCCGGTTCCTTTTTTATGCCTATATGCATCGCCAAAGAGCCAAAACCATGCAGGTCGTGATCTATGCGGGCGAAACCAAAGAAGAACTTGTTAGGCGATTGGCAAATGATATGAAATTGGATGAAAAGAAACTGATGCGCTATTATAAAAAATATGCCCTATTTGAAGAGGGAGATATCCTCGCCAATCGATATACTGTAGCCAGAAGCGCCAGTGAAAAAACAACGATGGAGTATCTTTTTAGACGCTCTGGACAGATGCTTGAAACTTTCATGAAAGAGCATTTGCAAGAAGCCGATGCATCAAAATTTAAACAGACGCATATCATAGCTTCGATTATCCAAAAAGAGAGTAATCTTGCAGATGAAATGCCCGCTATCTCTTCGGTAATTCACAACAGACTGAAAAAAAATATGAGACTTCAGATGGACAGCACCCTCAACTACGGCCCTTACTCGCACACCATCGTTACTGCCGAACGCATCAGAACAGATGAAAGCCCCTTCAATACCTATAAATACAAAGGTCTTCCGCCGCATGCTTTAGGCACCATGAGTCTTGAAGCGCTTAGGGCCGCAACCTACCCGCACAAAAGTGATTATCTTTTTTTTATGCTCAACAAAGAAGGAAAGCACAACTTTACACACAATTATGAAGAGCACAGAAA
This window contains:
- a CDS encoding site-2 protease family protein — protein: MGYKMLKNNITLFKLFGFNVRIDSSWIIILFLVTWSLAEGFFPARFTELEGQTYWMMAIAGAIGLFASIIIHEFSHAFIARKYGLKIENITLFIFGGVAEMKDEPQSPKVEFLMAIAGPIASLLLSVLFSILHTVGGVTGLPIPVIGVLGYLGTINMLLAIFNMLPAFPTDGGRILRSFLWWKKKDIRWATQMASRISLFFAVSIIFIGFVNMIASNVIGGLWWILIGSFLFSAANASYHSLLIKQSFSGKSVRHFMNPVPVTVPYGITLKELVDTYLSHYPHKMYPVTKEDSIVGMITIADIKAVPQEERTQYTAGRVMHPKNTNNSVSIDTAVNDALVKMNTTGASRLLVTENNKAVGIVTLKDLLAFITLKMELEE